One Cellulosimicrobium protaetiae genomic region harbors:
- a CDS encoding MDR family MFS transporter — translation MASTTAAPVDGGKPLVVLTPRTVWVIFGALMASMFLSSLDQSIVGTAMPTIVGELHGVEHQGWVITAYILAIAIVMPLYGKFGDLWGRRWPFLVAIGLFTIASAGAGFAQSFPELVAWRGVQGLGGGGLMILSQAIIADIVPAKDRGKYMGPMGALFGIAAVIGPLLGGWFTEGPGWRWAFWINVPIGVAAFVVAWVALKLPSHRSGRKIDVAGIFFLVVATSGIVLVTSWESLTSSRGYDWSDPWLLGLVAAVVVSIAMFVVVENRAEEPLLPLHLFKNRTFTIATLIGLVLGMGMFSALAFLPTFLQMSTGAGVTESGFLMLPMMVGVMITAIGSGIAITKTGRYKIYPVLGLAITAAGMVWLTRITGDMSMWLFGAMIFVMGAGMGLVMQTIVLAVQNSVDPHEIGTATSANNFFREIGAAVGTALFSTIFTSRLADNLEGVFAGLPAGSAPAGAEGSSLTPEMVQQLPEPVHTGVVDAFTDALAPAFWYLVPLVLVGFVLALFLREVKLSDVAGMVARGEAVADHGDLVEDAPAPDAGAEGTGAVAVAAGAPGVGDDRPDHRERDGAPVS, via the coding sequence ATGGCCTCCACCACCGCAGCACCCGTCGACGGCGGCAAGCCGCTCGTCGTGCTCACCCCGCGCACCGTGTGGGTGATCTTCGGCGCGCTCATGGCGTCGATGTTCCTGTCCTCCCTCGACCAGTCGATCGTCGGCACCGCGATGCCGACGATCGTCGGCGAGCTCCACGGCGTCGAGCACCAGGGCTGGGTCATCACGGCCTACATCCTGGCGATCGCGATCGTCATGCCCCTCTACGGCAAGTTCGGCGACCTCTGGGGTCGTCGCTGGCCGTTCCTCGTCGCGATCGGGCTCTTCACGATCGCGTCCGCCGGCGCCGGGTTCGCGCAGTCGTTCCCCGAGCTCGTCGCCTGGCGCGGCGTGCAGGGCCTCGGCGGCGGTGGGCTCATGATCCTGTCGCAGGCGATCATCGCGGACATCGTCCCCGCCAAGGACCGCGGCAAGTACATGGGCCCGATGGGCGCCCTGTTCGGCATCGCGGCCGTCATCGGCCCGCTCCTGGGCGGCTGGTTCACCGAGGGCCCCGGCTGGCGCTGGGCGTTCTGGATCAACGTCCCGATCGGCGTCGCGGCGTTCGTCGTCGCGTGGGTCGCGCTCAAGCTCCCGTCGCACCGCTCCGGCCGCAAGATCGACGTCGCCGGCATCTTCTTCCTCGTCGTCGCCACCTCCGGCATCGTGCTCGTCACGAGCTGGGAGTCGCTCACCAGCTCGCGCGGCTACGACTGGTCCGACCCCTGGCTCCTGGGCCTCGTGGCCGCGGTGGTCGTGTCGATCGCGATGTTCGTCGTGGTGGAGAACCGCGCCGAGGAGCCGCTGCTCCCGCTGCACCTCTTCAAGAACCGGACCTTCACGATCGCGACCCTCATCGGCCTCGTGCTCGGCATGGGCATGTTCTCGGCGCTCGCCTTCCTGCCCACGTTCCTCCAGATGTCGACCGGCGCGGGGGTGACCGAGTCCGGGTTCCTCATGCTGCCGATGATGGTCGGCGTCATGATCACGGCGATCGGGTCCGGTATCGCGATCACCAAGACCGGTCGCTACAAGATCTACCCGGTCCTCGGTCTCGCGATCACCGCGGCGGGCATGGTCTGGCTCACGCGCATCACCGGCGACATGTCGATGTGGCTCTTCGGCGCGATGATCTTCGTCATGGGCGCCGGCATGGGCCTCGTCATGCAGACGATCGTCCTCGCGGTGCAGAACTCGGTCGACCCGCACGAGATCGGGACGGCCACGAGCGCCAACAACTTCTTCCGCGAGATCGGCGCCGCCGTCGGGACGGCGCTGTTCAGCACCATCTTCACGTCGCGCCTCGCCGACAACCTCGAGGGCGTCTTCGCCGGGCTCCCCGCGGGCTCGGCCCCGGCCGGGGCCGAGGGCTCCTCGCTCACGCCGGAGATGGTGCAGCAGCTCCCCGAGCCGGTCCACACGGGCGTCGTCGACGCGTTCACCGACGCGCTCGCCCCCGCCTTCTGGTACCTCGTCCCGCTCGTGCTCGTCGGGTTCGTCCTCGCGCTCTTCCTGCGTGAGGTCAAGCTCTCCGACGTCGCGGGCATGGTCGCGCGCGGCGAGGCCGTCGCGGACCACGGCGACCTCGTCGAGGACGCTCCTGCGCCGGATGCGGGTGCCGAGGGCACGGGCGCCGTGGCCGTGGCCGCGGGCGCTCCGGGGGTCGGCGACGACCGCCCGGACCACCGGGAGCGCGACGGCGCGCCGGTATCCTGA
- a CDS encoding TetR/AcrR family transcriptional regulator, protein MLPVPTTLPDVPARPSPAGRTAARLAPSPDGLRERKKRARREALVEAAQTLVLQRGLDTVTVEDICAEVGVSPRTFFNYFPSKDDAVLGLEDLAVRPEVVATFVQGGPSGALLDDLEVVVADVLAQQVVTPERMARTLELVQREPHLVARHVAWVEGHRAELVEMFVARRAVRPFVPDPELLALVVMSLLRASTLEWQQRDRVGEPVDHLPGVVDQLRALLTDTRGPEPVG, encoded by the coding sequence ATGCTTCCCGTGCCCACGACTCTGCCTGACGTGCCCGCTCGCCCCTCACCGGCCGGGCGGACCGCGGCACGCCTCGCCCCGTCGCCCGACGGCCTGCGCGAGCGCAAGAAGCGCGCGCGACGGGAGGCGCTCGTCGAGGCGGCGCAGACGCTCGTCCTGCAGCGCGGTCTCGACACGGTGACCGTCGAGGACATCTGCGCCGAGGTCGGGGTCTCACCCCGCACGTTCTTCAACTACTTCCCCTCCAAGGACGACGCGGTGCTCGGCCTCGAGGACCTCGCCGTCCGTCCGGAGGTCGTGGCGACCTTCGTCCAGGGCGGGCCCAGCGGGGCGCTGCTCGACGACCTCGAGGTCGTCGTGGCCGACGTGCTCGCGCAGCAGGTCGTCACGCCCGAGCGCATGGCGCGCACCCTCGAGCTCGTCCAGCGCGAGCCGCACCTCGTCGCCCGTCACGTCGCCTGGGTCGAGGGCCACCGCGCCGAGCTCGTCGAGATGTTCGTCGCCCGGCGCGCGGTCCGGCCGTTCGTCCCCGACCCCGAGCTCCTGGCCCTGGTGGTCATGAGCCTGCTGCGCGCGAGCACGCTCGAGTGGCAGCAGCGCGACCGCGTGGGCGAGCCCGTGGACCACCTGCCGGGCGTCGTCGACCAGCTCCGCGCGCTCCTGACGGACACGCGCGGCCCCGAACCCGTGGGCTAG